In Paenibacillus sp. G2S3, a single window of DNA contains:
- a CDS encoding sensor histidine kinase produces the protein MVSYIRLALRKMWLFLANLPMERKLIVVFVFLISLPITYVSYLSSRSMFNSVLVNATEGANQMTSNASDTIDRYVADLKRYTALPLYNTDVQFYLTQQNTDWDKNTGMAMFLSYLKHTKEEIIAVYMVDQYGSVFYDRVPGIHELYPEERLAEWRTLSEDAGAAPVIQGRHTIRINSNVHREVFSVLRTINSVSTLDNIGILVFDVDINLFKGIIDPVNAVTQGNTLIVDNSGELIYTGEDFANSMQAGEEQNLNTQLLLQHVDQQQDHFQIEMNGQSYLAVYTVSKQTGWTTMVTIPLARILSPVQKNRNALILTTLIIIAFALCVATIISHALTKPLKSLVRLMKRVQHGNLDVWQHSKYNDEIGMLGSHFNRMIIRVKDLLQEVSLTEKRKQKADMRALQNQINPHFIYNTLESIRMLAESNDDPRVAKLTYLLGLQMRYSIVRSDEAVTIRQELDHVRNYYHLLQIRFPDKFSLHIDVPEKFLHLPVIKLVFQPIVENAVFHGLDQKVGLGTLSITAWSEHRNIVFCVEDDGIGMDEATLRSLNNSLQNGAESEMFGIGLRNVNERIRLHYGSSFGLLVESKLGVGTRVTLRIEDITFTTPSEDDMNYGEEML, from the coding sequence ATGGTATCTTACATCCGGCTAGCCTTACGCAAAATGTGGTTGTTCCTTGCCAATCTTCCGATGGAGCGCAAGCTGATCGTTGTATTTGTCTTTCTAATTTCGCTTCCAATCACTTATGTTAGTTATTTGTCCTCCCGCTCCATGTTCAATTCTGTTCTTGTGAATGCAACAGAAGGCGCGAACCAGATGACATCGAATGCCTCTGATACCATTGACCGTTATGTCGCTGATCTAAAAAGATACACAGCTCTGCCGCTGTATAACACCGATGTGCAATTCTACCTAACTCAGCAAAATACCGACTGGGATAAAAATACTGGCATGGCGATGTTCCTGAGCTACTTGAAGCATACGAAGGAAGAGATCATCGCCGTGTACATGGTGGATCAGTACGGCTCTGTTTTTTATGATAGAGTCCCCGGGATCCACGAGCTGTATCCTGAAGAACGACTAGCCGAATGGAGAACCTTAAGTGAAGATGCTGGGGCCGCTCCTGTGATTCAAGGCAGACATACGATACGTATAAACTCCAATGTCCATAGAGAGGTTTTTAGTGTACTTCGCACCATTAATTCTGTAAGCACGCTAGATAATATAGGAATTCTCGTATTTGATGTAGACATCAACTTGTTTAAGGGGATCATTGATCCCGTAAATGCTGTTACCCAAGGCAATACACTAATTGTAGATAATAGCGGAGAACTGATCTATACCGGTGAAGACTTCGCAAACTCGATGCAAGCTGGCGAAGAGCAAAATCTGAACACACAGCTTTTGCTGCAGCATGTTGATCAGCAACAGGATCATTTTCAAATAGAAATGAATGGCCAGTCCTATCTTGCAGTTTATACCGTTTCAAAACAGACAGGTTGGACGACTATGGTTACGATTCCTTTGGCCCGTATCCTATCGCCTGTACAAAAGAATCGCAATGCTCTTATATTAACTACTCTGATCATTATTGCTTTTGCACTTTGTGTTGCTACGATCATCTCACATGCCCTGACTAAACCTCTTAAATCTTTGGTCCGTTTAATGAAACGGGTACAGCACGGTAATCTAGATGTCTGGCAGCACTCCAAATATAATGATGAGATTGGCATGCTTGGCAGTCATTTTAATCGGATGATCATAAGGGTCAAGGATCTGCTGCAGGAAGTATCCCTCACAGAGAAGCGTAAGCAAAAGGCTGATATGAGGGCACTTCAGAACCAGATCAATCCCCATTTTATTTATAATACGCTGGAGTCTATCCGTATGCTGGCAGAGAGCAATGATGACCCCCGTGTAGCGAAGCTCACCTATTTGCTTGGACTTCAGATGCGTTATAGCATTGTCCGAAGCGACGAAGCCGTTACGATCAGACAAGAGCTAGATCATGTCCGAAATTATTATCATCTGTTACAAATCCGGTTCCCAGATAAGTTCAGTCTACACATTGATGTACCAGAGAAATTCCTACATCTTCCTGTAATCAAACTTGTCTTTCAACCGATTGTGGAGAACGCAGTCTTTCACGGTTTAGATCAAAAAGTAGGACTCGGTACCTTAAGCATCACCGCATGGAGTGAGCATAGAAATATAGTATTCTGTGTAGAAGATGATGGCATCGGTATGGATGAAGCTACCCTTCGTTCCTTAAATAATAGCCTGCAAAATGGGGCTGAAAGTGAAATGTTCGGTATTGGTCTACGAAATGTGAATGAGAGAATCCGCCTGCATTACGGAAGCTCATTCGGGCTCCTTGTAGAGAGTAAGCTCGGGGTGGGTACTCGTGTTACGCTGCGCATTGAGGACATTACCTTCACTACTCCTAGTGAAGATGATATGAATTACGGAGAGGAGATGCTCTGA
- a CDS encoding carbohydrate ABC transporter permease, which translates to MTYSKFRFTDIIKYFSLLIGVFVVLFPPYVVIVNAFKSTDEFNSSSSMALPKSFLNFDNFTAVFQRGGLLNGFGNVLIIIAITLILNILFGTMVAFVLGRFSFKLKPVVFGAYLVATIIPSITTQVATFGIIKSMGLYNTLGAPIVLYIGADVIQIILYLQFIRNIPVDLDESAMVEGASLFRIYRSIIFPLLTPATATLIILKTISIYNDMYIPYLYMPKQSLGVVTTILMRFQGVNSGEWNLICAAILLILLPTIILYFFLQRYIFEGVTSGAVK; encoded by the coding sequence ATGACATACTCCAAATTCCGCTTCACAGATATTATTAAATACTTCTCGCTGCTTATCGGTGTATTTGTTGTACTATTTCCTCCTTATGTAGTCATCGTCAATGCTTTCAAATCGACTGATGAATTTAACAGCAGTAGCTCCATGGCACTGCCAAAAAGCTTTTTAAATTTCGATAATTTCACTGCCGTCTTCCAGCGTGGTGGTCTGCTTAACGGATTTGGTAACGTGTTAATTATTATAGCTATTACTTTAATTCTGAACATTCTGTTCGGCACTATGGTAGCATTTGTATTGGGACGCTTCTCTTTCAAATTGAAACCCGTTGTCTTCGGTGCATATCTAGTAGCCACCATTATTCCTAGTATCACGACACAAGTGGCAACTTTTGGTATTATCAAAAGCATGGGGCTCTACAATACACTCGGTGCCCCGATTGTGCTCTATATTGGAGCAGATGTAATTCAGATTATTCTTTATCTGCAATTCATCCGTAATATTCCCGTAGATCTCGACGAAAGTGCGATGGTAGAAGGCGCTTCTTTATTCAGAATCTATCGGTCGATTATTTTTCCTTTACTTACACCAGCTACGGCGACTTTGATTATTCTAAAAACCATTAGTATCTATAATGACATGTACATCCCTTACCTCTATATGCCAAAGCAAAGCCTTGGTGTAGTTACGACGATCCTGATGCGTTTTCAAGGGGTCAATTCGGGGGAATGGAATTTGATTTGTGCGGCTATTCTACTTATCCTGCTCCCAACAATAATTCTATATTTCTTCCTACAACGCTACATCTTTGAAGGCGTAACCAGCGGCGCTGTTAAATAA
- a CDS encoding sugar ABC transporter permease, translating to MFGTLSYNKQKTIIIVSFLTIPLLLLATFTYYPALKLIYYSFTNWDGYSPEKPWVGLDNYREVFSNPDIFKVFTHNFAYFAMGILQNIVAIYFAIVLNSKLKGKNAFRILLFLPYIMNGVAVAFMFGYVFDTTNGSLNMFLNSIGLTGLGQTSWLGTEGLVNYSLASTGFWRFMGYNMVIYIASLQAIPNDIYEASKIDGAGPFQTLWRITLPNMKPVIQLNLFLTVTGALEVFDLPFVLTKGGPAGASETYVQKVVDTAFAYNNYGLASAMSIILLFFVVIVLLVQQLVLSRGGDK from the coding sequence ATGTTCGGAACACTTTCCTATAACAAACAGAAGACTATTATCATTGTATCCTTCCTCACGATTCCCTTGTTGCTGCTTGCAACCTTCACGTATTACCCGGCACTCAAGCTGATCTATTACAGCTTTACGAACTGGGATGGCTATAGCCCTGAGAAGCCTTGGGTTGGCCTGGATAACTACCGCGAGGTCTTCTCCAATCCCGATATCTTCAAGGTATTTACTCATAACTTTGCTTATTTCGCGATGGGGATTCTCCAGAATATCGTCGCTATTTATTTTGCGATTGTGCTGAATAGTAAGCTGAAAGGGAAAAATGCATTTCGAATCTTACTTTTCCTCCCTTACATTATGAACGGAGTCGCCGTCGCCTTTATGTTTGGTTATGTCTTTGACACCACTAACGGCTCTCTGAATATGTTCCTGAATAGCATCGGTCTAACCGGACTAGGACAGACCAGCTGGCTTGGAACAGAAGGACTGGTCAACTATTCTCTGGCGTCCACAGGATTTTGGCGTTTCATGGGTTATAACATGGTCATCTACATCGCCTCCTTGCAGGCCATACCAAACGATATCTATGAGGCCTCAAAGATCGATGGTGCCGGGCCTTTCCAAACCCTTTGGAGAATTACTTTACCGAATATGAAGCCAGTCATCCAGCTTAACTTATTTCTTACCGTCACAGGGGCACTGGAAGTATTCGATCTCCCCTTCGTATTGACCAAGGGCGGTCCTGCTGGCGCCAGCGAAACTTACGTACAGAAAGTTGTAGATACTGCATTTGCTTACAACAACTATGGTCTCGCTTCTGCCATGAGTATTATCCTGCTCTTCTTTGTCGTCATCGTACTATTAGTGCAGCAACTAGTTCTTAGCCGGGGAGGAGACAAATAG
- a CDS encoding extracellular solute-binding protein, with translation MRNKLFSLSFVMVMVLSSALAGCGSNNGSSNNGASATDKPAATNTETTGGDTTSNATAEPAAGADISGKITFLTNRTDMIGKEYDEYLKRFNEKYPNIKVEFEASQTDYNQQAKVRMASGELPDVMFIPTIPNSDLPKYFASLDDLGLNDQLTFKDFKSFDGKLYGITTGNSTSGIVYNKKAFTDAGITETPKTWDEFLAACEKLKAKGVIPLSSNFKDKWPLGTWAYDTPRLIAGNPDFPNEKLNSETPFTMDNGYGKAFSLLKELNEKGYLEKDINSTNWEQSKKDIASGKFAMYYLGNWVINQVIGAGAPSDNVGFFPFPYDNSGKPSATLSPDFFYAVAKNSKNLEAAKAFVKWMIEDSGYEDFAGFISPLKGKESNLAQLKEFQATGVELVEGTVDDAKVTEIGNKAQLDLPAVVQEFVLAKDPQTVLDKWNKAWAKAKKDLGY, from the coding sequence TTCGTTATCTTTTGTTATGGTTATGGTTTTATCATCAGCACTTGCTGGCTGCGGCTCGAACAATGGCAGCAGCAATAACGGAGCTTCCGCAACCGATAAGCCCGCAGCAACGAACACAGAGACTACAGGCGGTGACACGACAAGCAACGCAACAGCCGAACCTGCAGCGGGAGCTGATATCAGCGGCAAAATTACTTTCCTAACTAACAGAACAGACATGATTGGCAAAGAGTACGACGAGTATTTAAAGCGCTTTAATGAAAAATACCCAAACATTAAAGTCGAATTCGAGGCTTCCCAGACCGACTATAATCAACAGGCTAAAGTCAGAATGGCCAGCGGCGAGCTTCCAGACGTTATGTTCATTCCAACCATTCCTAACTCCGACCTGCCGAAATACTTTGCTTCACTGGATGATCTCGGCCTGAACGATCAACTCACCTTTAAAGACTTTAAATCCTTTGATGGCAAGCTGTACGGAATTACCACAGGGAACTCGACATCCGGAATTGTTTATAACAAAAAAGCATTTACGGATGCTGGCATCACAGAAACCCCTAAGACTTGGGATGAATTCCTGGCTGCCTGCGAGAAGCTGAAAGCAAAAGGTGTCATTCCACTATCCTCTAACTTCAAAGATAAATGGCCACTCGGTACTTGGGCTTATGATACTCCGCGCCTAATTGCAGGCAACCCTGACTTCCCTAATGAGAAGCTGAACTCTGAGACACCATTCACCATGGACAACGGCTATGGTAAAGCCTTTAGCCTGCTCAAGGAGCTTAACGAAAAAGGTTATCTGGAAAAAGACATCAACTCCACCAACTGGGAGCAATCGAAAAAAGACATCGCTTCCGGTAAGTTCGCCATGTACTATCTCGGCAACTGGGTCATTAACCAAGTTATTGGAGCAGGAGCTCCTTCAGACAATGTTGGCTTCTTCCCGTTCCCTTATGACAATTCAGGTAAACCATCTGCTACTCTTAGCCCAGACTTCTTCTATGCTGTTGCCAAAAACAGCAAAAATTTAGAAGCTGCCAAGGCTTTCGTAAAATGGATGATTGAGGATTCGGGCTATGAGGATTTCGCGGGCTTTATCTCCCCACTAAAAGGAAAAGAATCTAATCTGGCTCAGCTAAAAGAATTCCAAGCTACCGGAGTAGAGCTAGTAGAAGGCACTGTTGACGATGCGAAGGTTACAGAGATCGGCAACAAGGCACAGCTTGATCTCCCTGCCGTTGTACAGGAATTTGTGCTCGCCAAAGATCCACAAACTGTATTAGACAAGTGGAATAAAGCTTGGGCCAAAGCCAAGAAAGACCTCGGCTATTAA